The Coffea arabica cultivar ET-39 chromosome 4e, Coffea Arabica ET-39 HiFi, whole genome shotgun sequence genome includes a window with the following:
- the LOC113740926 gene encoding putative disease resistance RPP13-like protein 1, which yields MPKAEFLNFFRDTVYQADVELFKKLKMKLVVAAALLDDADIKQTRDPSVKQWLEELRDTVYEADGLLNEINSEALRVKEENVCQSSSSNWESASDYIPSLSSKFLKMIIPQIERIAVRLEAFVKQINPLGLQVGESKRQSCQLPIPTTSLVDKTAIYGRDNDREKIIQMLLSEDANGDRIAVIPIFGLGGIGKTTLAQLVYNDQRVKNHFSTMAWVYVSEEYDPTRITKELLRELNISFSDSHENLNSLQVKLKVGLTGKKFLLVLDDVWISDYNQWGNLRIAFEGGLRGSRIILTTRNLYVARMMGREVNSSYEFNIRG from the coding sequence ATGCCTAAAGCAGAGTTTCTGAATTTCTTTCGTGACACTGTCTACCAAGCAGATGTTGAACTCTTCAaaaaactcaagatgaaattaGTGGTAGCTGCAGCACTACTTGATGATGCAGATATCAAGCAAACAAGGGACCCATCTGTCAAGCAATGGCTTGAAGAGCTTCGTGATACTGTTTACGAAGCAGATGGCTTACTCAATGAGATCAATTCGGAAGCTCTACGAGTTAAGGAGGAAAATGTGTGCCAAAGCTCAAGCAGCAACTGGGAAAGTGCTTCCGATTACATTCCATCTCTGAGTAGTAAGTTCCTTAAAATGATTATTCCCCAGATAGAGAGAATAGCAGTTAGACTGGAAGCATTTGTAAAACAAATTAATCCCTTGGGTCTTCAAGTTGGGGAGTCGAAGAGACAATCATGTCAACTACCAATACCAACAACTTCTTTGGTTGATAAGACTGCTATTTATGGGAGAGATAATGACAGAGAGAAGATAATACAAATGTTGCTATCTGAGGATGCAAATGGGGATCGCATCGCTGTGATTCCCATATTTGGACTAGGTGGAATTGGCAAAACCACCTTGGCTCAATTGGTTTACAATGACCAGAGGGTGAAGAACCATTTTTCTACCATGGCATGGGTTTACGTATCAGAAGAATATGATCCTACTAGGATAACAAAGGAACTCCTTAGGGAACTCAACATTTCATTTTCCGACTCCCATGAGAATTTAAATTCCCTCCAGGTGAAGTTAAAAGTTGGTCTTACCGGTAAAAAGTTTCTTCTTGTTCTAGATGATGTTTGGATTAGTGACTACAATCAATGGGGTAATTTACGGATTGCTTTCGAAGGTGGATTAAGGGGCAGTAGAATCATTCTTACAACAAGGAATCTGTACGTTGCAAGGATGATGGGGAGAGAAGTCAATTCATCATATGAATTTAATATCAGAGGATGA